In Tenrec ecaudatus isolate mTenEca1 chromosome 4, mTenEca1.hap1, whole genome shotgun sequence, a single window of DNA contains:
- the SVIP gene encoding small VCP/p97-interacting protein, producing the protein MGLCFPCPGESAPASPDPEEKRAKLAEAAERRQREAASRGILDVHSVEEKRRKKEKLEKQIASTGPQTEGGLRWTVS; encoded by the exons ATGGGGCTGTGTTTTCCCTGCCCTGGGGAGTCTGCCCCGGCCTCGCCGGACCCG GAAGAGAAAAGAGCAAAACTCGCAGAAGCTGCCGAGAGAAGACAGAGGGAG GCTGCATCTCGGGGGATTTTGGATGTTCACTCCGTAgaagaaaagagaaggaaaaaggagaaactagaaaaacaaatcgctTCCACTGGGCCCCAAACAGAAGGTGGACTTAGA TGGACTGTTTCATAA